The following coding sequences lie in one Zingiber officinale cultivar Zhangliang chromosome 2B, Zo_v1.1, whole genome shotgun sequence genomic window:
- the LOC122048361 gene encoding uncharacterized protein LOC122048361 has translation MYLSATPEAVGAVLVKEQDNVQRPVYFFSHLLKGSESRYTALENLVYGLVLMAHRLRPYFLAHPITVLTNSTMGRALTNVEVAGRLIKWATELGEYDIQYQPRTTIKAQALAEFLMEIHQTNFGETWKIYVDGSATQQGSDVGILLISPQRDIMQLAVRLNFRATNNEAEYEALLAGLQAARHVGAARVIIYSDSQLVTQQVASNFEVNSGKLQIYQEAYEKMREGFKEVTVTKIPSTENERADELAKMTSSLTTWVLDKPLAQTFLIAQIDLQNNREELINWWAPMINFLRQGLLPSDPEEARLVRKKAHAYTMIGDQLYKRAFSRPLLRCLSIEEADQALREIHLGCCGSHTGGRTLARKVLLVGYFWPTL, from the coding sequence ATGTATCTGTCAGCCACCCCTGAAGCCGTGGGGGCGGTGTTGGTTAAGGAGCAAGATAATGTACAACGACCGgtgtatttcttcagtcatctattaaaGGGGTCTGAATCCCGATATACAGCCCTGGAAAATTTGGTTTATGGACTGGTTCTCATGGCGCATCGCTTGAGGCCCTACTTCTTGGCACACCCCATCACAGTCCTGACAAATAGTACCATGGGTAGGGCTCTCACCAATGTAGAAGTAGCAGGTCGGCTCATCAAGTGGGCAACTGAGTTGGGAGAAtacgacatacaatatcaaccacGCACAACCATCAAAGCGCAAGCCTTGGCAGAGTTTTTAATGGAGATTCATCAAACAAACTTTGGAGAAACGTGGAAAATTTACGTAGACGGGTCTGCCACCCAACAAGGAAGCGACGTAGGAATACTCCTAATATCTCCTCAAAGGGATATAATGCAACTGGCCGTCCGGCTGAATTTCCGAGCCactaataatgaggcagaatatgaagctttgTTGGCAGggctgcaagcagctcggcatgtaggggctGCCCGGGTCATAATTTATTCAGACTCTCAACTAGTGACTCAGCAAGTGGCTAGCAATTTCGAGGTAAACAGTGGAAAATTGCAAATATATCAAGAAGCGTATGAGAAGATGAGGGAGGGATTTAAAGAAGTTACGGTAACCAAGATTCCTAGTACAGAAAACGAAAGAGCGGACGAGTTAGCTAAAATGACCAGTTCTCTGACCACTTGGGTATTAGATAAACCGCTAGCACAGACCTTTCTCATCGCTCAGATTGATTTGCAGAACAATAGAGAAGAGCTGATTAATTGGTGGGCACCAATGATTAACTTTCTTCGGCAAGGCCTTTTGCCGTCAGACCCCGAGGAGGCACGACTGGTCAGGAAGAAAGCTCATGCCTAcactatgattggagatcaactaTACAAGCGAGCATTCTCCCGACCATTGCTCAGATGCCTAAGTATAGAAGAGGCGGATCAGGCCTTACGAGAGATACACCTCGGATGCTGTGGCAGTCATACGGGAGGCAGAACGTTAGCACGCAAAGTACTGCTAGTCggttatttctggcctactctataA